In one window of Hyla sarda isolate aHylSar1 chromosome 1, aHylSar1.hap1, whole genome shotgun sequence DNA:
- the LOC130287161 gene encoding oocyte zinc finger protein XlCOF6.1-like isoform X2, translating into MDKDRNEMTKRILHFTLEILHLLTGEDYTIVKKIWGECVAPSSHLHESGGRSRARDPNTEPPPHSLIHEEKILELIHRITELLTGEVPIRCQDVAVYFSMEEWEYVEGHKDLYQDMMEDHRPLTSQENPSKNSEGNFMLSLNDKGEDEDMMERSSGEDLLTPNVHPDLSYNNPPDHEEPSPDQPHIVTSRTNQKGEKRIQCNECGKRFTKRSGLFIHRRIHTGLKPYPCVECGKCFTRKSHLDKHKLSHTGEKPYSCLECEKCFVSKSDLAKHEKVHRGEKAYTCSDCGKCFTDKSNLARHERIHTGEKPYSCSQCGKCFTQKSHLVIHERNHKGEKPYSCSECGKCFSDKSNLVTHERSHTGERPYSCSECGKCFIIKISLKNHMKSHTRKKLC; encoded by the exons ATGGAcaaggacaggaatgagatgactaagagaatattacacttcaccttggagatcctccacctgctgaccggagag gattacaccatagtgaagaagatatggggggagtgtgtggcccccagcagccatctccatgAGTCAGGAGGACGGAGCAGGGCCCGGGACCCCAACACGGAGCCTCCACCTCACTCACtgatacatgaggagaagatcctagagctcatccacaggatcactgagctgctgactggagag gttcctataaggtgtcaggatgtggcggtctatttctccatggaggagtgggagtatgtagaaggacacaaggatctgtaccaggacatgatggaggatcaccggcccctcacatcacaag aaaatcccagtaagaattctgagggaaacttcatgttatccctgaatgataaaggagaagatgaagatatgatggagcgctcctcaggagaagacctccttacccctaatgtccatccagatctatcctataataatccacctgatcatgaggaaccttctcctgaccaacCACACATTGTTACCTCAAGGACAAATCAAAAAGGGGAGAAAAGGATTCAGTGTAATGAATGTGGAAAACGGTTTACAAAAAGATCAGGTCTTTTTATACAtagaagaattcacacagggctGAAGCCTTATCCATGTgttgaatgtgggaaatgttttacacgtAAATCCCATCTTGATAAACATAAGttaagtcacacaggagagaagccgtattcatgtttagaatgtgagaaatgttttgtaAGTAAATCTGATCTGGCCAAACATGAGAAAGTTCATAGAGGAGAAAAGGCGTATACATGTTCAGAttgcgggaaatgttttacagataAATCAAATCTTGCTAGGCACGAGAGAATTCACaccggagagaagccgtattcatgttcacaatgtggaaaatgttttacccaGAAATCCCATCTTGTTATCCATGAGAGAAATCAcaaaggagagaagccgtattcgtgTTCGGAATGCGGGAAATGTTTTTCAgataaatcaaatcttgttacacacgagagaagtcacacaggagagaggccctattcatgttctgaatgtgggaaatgttttattattaaaatcagCCTCAAGAATCATATGAAAAGTCACACGAGAAAGAAGCTATGTTGA
- the LOC130287161 gene encoding oocyte zinc finger protein XlCOF8.4-like isoform X1 → MDKDRNEMTKRILHFTLEILHLLTGESPHCLHTQDYTIVKKIWGECVAPSSHLHESGGRSRARDPNTEPPPHSLIHEEKILELIHRITELLTGEVPIRCQDVAVYFSMEEWEYVEGHKDLYQDMMEDHRPLTSQENPSKNSEGNFMLSLNDKGEDEDMMERSSGEDLLTPNVHPDLSYNNPPDHEEPSPDQPHIVTSRTNQKGEKRIQCNECGKRFTKRSGLFIHRRIHTGLKPYPCVECGKCFTRKSHLDKHKLSHTGEKPYSCLECEKCFVSKSDLAKHEKVHRGEKAYTCSDCGKCFTDKSNLARHERIHTGEKPYSCSQCGKCFTQKSHLVIHERNHKGEKPYSCSECGKCFSDKSNLVTHERSHTGERPYSCSECGKCFIIKISLKNHMKSHTRKKLC, encoded by the exons ATGGAcaaggacaggaatgagatgactaagagaatattacacttcaccttggagatcctccacctgctgaccggagag tcccctcattgtctccatacacaggattacaccatagtgaagaagatatggggggagtgtgtggcccccagcagccatctccatgAGTCAGGAGGACGGAGCAGGGCCCGGGACCCCAACACGGAGCCTCCACCTCACTCACtgatacatgaggagaagatcctagagctcatccacaggatcactgagctgctgactggagag gttcctataaggtgtcaggatgtggcggtctatttctccatggaggagtgggagtatgtagaaggacacaaggatctgtaccaggacatgatggaggatcaccggcccctcacatcacaag aaaatcccagtaagaattctgagggaaacttcatgttatccctgaatgataaaggagaagatgaagatatgatggagcgctcctcaggagaagacctccttacccctaatgtccatccagatctatcctataataatccacctgatcatgaggaaccttctcctgaccaacCACACATTGTTACCTCAAGGACAAATCAAAAAGGGGAGAAAAGGATTCAGTGTAATGAATGTGGAAAACGGTTTACAAAAAGATCAGGTCTTTTTATACAtagaagaattcacacagggctGAAGCCTTATCCATGTgttgaatgtgggaaatgttttacacgtAAATCCCATCTTGATAAACATAAGttaagtcacacaggagagaagccgtattcatgtttagaatgtgagaaatgttttgtaAGTAAATCTGATCTGGCCAAACATGAGAAAGTTCATAGAGGAGAAAAGGCGTATACATGTTCAGAttgcgggaaatgttttacagataAATCAAATCTTGCTAGGCACGAGAGAATTCACaccggagagaagccgtattcatgttcacaatgtggaaaatgttttacccaGAAATCCCATCTTGTTATCCATGAGAGAAATCAcaaaggagagaagccgtattcgtgTTCGGAATGCGGGAAATGTTTTTCAgataaatcaaatcttgttacacacgagagaagtcacacaggagagaggccctattcatgttctgaatgtgggaaatgttttattattaaaatcagCCTCAAGAATCATATGAAAAGTCACACGAGAAAGAAGCTATGTTGA